From Oncorhynchus tshawytscha isolate Ot180627B unplaced genomic scaffold, Otsh_v2.0 Un_scaffold_13173_pilon_pilon, whole genome shotgun sequence, one genomic window encodes:
- the LOC112225328 gene encoding uncharacterized protein LOC112225328 isoform X2, translated as MTTQTVKGKSQDGEMCLYLKLCLSMLLQTILGLQSSDRRPTRIFASIGDSVRLPCGTSYINSCSSVTWSIVKDGFDNQLELSGKVKADGPNSGSRLKVGQDCSLHIQPLEIDDGRVYTCGDGATSSSVSLQLLNSLVPQCNHSGIKLNWLNEANTVLQGERFQTERSSACFSTLTIRGVRKTDHHRKWRCQLIEGEVVKTSLSYTTEITGGIEEVFVAVGESVSLPCATHSSLEVGSRFQWTLGQRSLSSLSRSGDVSAGTQGHLPASHISQDGSLVISNVKTLHSGLYNCSQQNRILLHTLDVSADHATTDGNNLTLTCSLTCVEDCGDFNLSWIHSGQDGLQSGLIGHNNTLISKLFLPDRQGTEKIACAVLREGVEMAVKEWTIQRGHVLPAVVWSVLLLLLLCAVGGGVYWKRQGKGSAAQGEEQQTPVGMTHLYDEIQDQPIQPSGVTNNSFYDLLQAGN; from the exons ATGACAACACAAACTGTCAAAGGAAAATCACAAGACGGAGAGATGTGTCTGTACTTAAAACTGTGTCTCTCTATGCTTTTACAGACTATACTTGGACTCCAGTCATCTG ACCGTAGGCCCACAAGAATCTTTGCTTCAATTGGAGACAGTGTGCGTTTACCATGTGGTACATCCTACATCAATTCCTGCTCCTCTGTTACCTGGAGTATAGTGAAAGATGGGTTTGATAACCAATTAGAACTATCAGGCAAGGTGAAAGCGGATGGTCCAAACTCAGGAAGTCGACTGAAAGTGGGACAGGACTGCTCTCTACATATTCAACCTCTTGAAATAGATGATGGAAGAGTTTACACCTGTGGAGATGGGGCTACCAGTTCAAGTGTTTCTCTTCAGCTTCTCAACA GCCTTGTCCCACAATGCAACCATAGTGGAATAAAGCTGAATTGGCTGAATGAGGCCAatacagtgctacagggagagagatttCAAACCGAACGTTCATCTGCTTGCTTCTCTACGCTGACCATCCGAGGTGTCAGGAAGACAGACCATCACAGGAAGTGGCGGTGTCAACtgattgaaggagaggttgtgaAGACGTCCCTCAGCTATACCACAGAAATTACAG gaGGTATAGAGGAAGTGTTTGTCGCAGTGGGTGAGTCAGTATCACTTCCCTGTGCCACCCACTCCTCCCTCGAGGTGGGCAGCAGATTCCAGTGGACTCTGGGTCAAAGGTCACTGTCCAGTCTGTCTCGGTCAGGCGATGTCTCAGCTGGAACTCAGGGTCACCTTCCTGCATCTCACATCAGCCAAGACGGGTCTTTGGTCATCAGCAATGTGAAAACACTGCATTCTGGGCTCTACAACTGCTCGCAACAGAACAGAATCCTACTACACACTCTGGATG TATCTGCAGACCATGCTACCACAGATGGAAATAATCTCACCCTGACCTGCTCACTCACCTGTGTGGAAGATTGTGGAGACTTCAATTTATCCTGGATTCACAGTGGCCAGGATGGGTTGCAGAGTGGCCTTATAGGACATAACAACACCCTCATCTCCAAACTCTTCCTCCCTGACCGCCAGGGCACAGAGAAGATAGCCTGCGCCGTGCTCAGAGAGGGGGTTGAAATGGCTGTAAAGGAGTGGACCATCCAGAGAG GTCATGTTCTACCTGCAGTGGTATGGTCAGTCCTTCTGCTCCTGCTGCTCTGTGCTGTTGGAGGGGGCGTGTATTGGAAGAGGCAGGGCAAGGGAAGTGCCGCTC AAGGAGAAGAACAGCAGACACCTGTTGGAATG ACTCATCTCTATGACGAGATTCAAGATCAACCAATTCAACCTTCCGGAGTAACCAACAACAGTTTCTATGATCTTCTGCAGGCTGGGAACTGA
- the LOC112225328 gene encoding uncharacterized protein LOC112225328 isoform X1 — translation MTTQTVKGKSQDGEMCLYLKLCLSMLLQTILGLQSSDRRPTRIFASIGDSVRLPCGTSYINSCSSVTWSIVKDGFDNQLELSGKVKADGPNSGSRLKVGQDCSLHIQPLEIDDGRVYTCGDGATSSSVSLQLLNITLATDTNTAPEMDIKLQCYLNIFSGLVPQCNHSGIKLNWLNEANTVLQGERFQTERSSACFSTLTIRGVRKTDHHRKWRCQLIEGEVVKTSLSYTTEITGGIEEVFVAVGESVSLPCATHSSLEVGSRFQWTLGQRSLSSLSRSGDVSAGTQGHLPASHISQDGSLVISNVKTLHSGLYNCSQQNRILLHTLDVSADHATTDGNNLTLTCSLTCVEDCGDFNLSWIHSGQDGLQSGLIGHNNTLISKLFLPDRQGTEKIACAVLREGVEMAVKEWTIQRGHVLPAVVWSVLLLLLLCAVGGGVYWKRQGKGSAAQGEEQQTPVGMTHLYDEIQDQPIQPSGVTNNSFYDLLQAGN, via the exons ATGACAACACAAACTGTCAAAGGAAAATCACAAGACGGAGAGATGTGTCTGTACTTAAAACTGTGTCTCTCTATGCTTTTACAGACTATACTTGGACTCCAGTCATCTG ACCGTAGGCCCACAAGAATCTTTGCTTCAATTGGAGACAGTGTGCGTTTACCATGTGGTACATCCTACATCAATTCCTGCTCCTCTGTTACCTGGAGTATAGTGAAAGATGGGTTTGATAACCAATTAGAACTATCAGGCAAGGTGAAAGCGGATGGTCCAAACTCAGGAAGTCGACTGAAAGTGGGACAGGACTGCTCTCTACATATTCAACCTCTTGAAATAGATGATGGAAGAGTTTACACCTGTGGAGATGGGGCTACCAGTTCAAGTGTTTCTCTTCAGCTTCTCAACA TTACTCTGGCAACAGACACCAATACAGCACCAGAGATGGATATCAAGCTCCAATGTTACCTGAATATATTCTCAGGCCTTGTCCCACAATGCAACCATAGTGGAATAAAGCTGAATTGGCTGAATGAGGCCAatacagtgctacagggagagagatttCAAACCGAACGTTCATCTGCTTGCTTCTCTACGCTGACCATCCGAGGTGTCAGGAAGACAGACCATCACAGGAAGTGGCGGTGTCAACtgattgaaggagaggttgtgaAGACGTCCCTCAGCTATACCACAGAAATTACAG gaGGTATAGAGGAAGTGTTTGTCGCAGTGGGTGAGTCAGTATCACTTCCCTGTGCCACCCACTCCTCCCTCGAGGTGGGCAGCAGATTCCAGTGGACTCTGGGTCAAAGGTCACTGTCCAGTCTGTCTCGGTCAGGCGATGTCTCAGCTGGAACTCAGGGTCACCTTCCTGCATCTCACATCAGCCAAGACGGGTCTTTGGTCATCAGCAATGTGAAAACACTGCATTCTGGGCTCTACAACTGCTCGCAACAGAACAGAATCCTACTACACACTCTGGATG TATCTGCAGACCATGCTACCACAGATGGAAATAATCTCACCCTGACCTGCTCACTCACCTGTGTGGAAGATTGTGGAGACTTCAATTTATCCTGGATTCACAGTGGCCAGGATGGGTTGCAGAGTGGCCTTATAGGACATAACAACACCCTCATCTCCAAACTCTTCCTCCCTGACCGCCAGGGCACAGAGAAGATAGCCTGCGCCGTGCTCAGAGAGGGGGTTGAAATGGCTGTAAAGGAGTGGACCATCCAGAGAG GTCATGTTCTACCTGCAGTGGTATGGTCAGTCCTTCTGCTCCTGCTGCTCTGTGCTGTTGGAGGGGGCGTGTATTGGAAGAGGCAGGGCAAGGGAAGTGCCGCTC AAGGAGAAGAACAGCAGACACCTGTTGGAATG ACTCATCTCTATGACGAGATTCAAGATCAACCAATTCAACCTTCCGGAGTAACCAACAACAGTTTCTATGATCTTCTGCAGGCTGGGAACTGA